The following are encoded in a window of Sutcliffiella horikoshii genomic DNA:
- a CDS encoding M48 family metallopeptidase, whose translation MKKTVSLLLVGYILYALAVTFYIWVGADTSLPADLAGTKADPATFLSNKELMITEEYSKIRNTIYFLTLPVEWIFYFLLLVLGGARAIQGWAEKVSKYKTLQTGIYLFWLTLFSTVIHYPLSYLRYSLSKDYGITVQPFSGWMRDQVVGFWEGILIMWIVVLLLYVLIRKFPKWWWAVAWGCFIPLVFFMMYIQPVVIDPLYNDFIDLQDKQLEAKILELADEADIPADRVYEVNMAKKTNSINAYVTGVGGNSRIVLWDTLLTRLQEEEILFIMAHEMGHYDMNHIVMGITGYIVFSFFAFYLIYLTAGKLIDRFGQRWKINSLNQLSSLPLLLLLVSLLLFLASPVTNAVSRYQEHKADVYAIELTGETEPAIEAFQEITRSSLSEVNPPALVKFFRYTHPPMVDRIAHLERYVKEE comes from the coding sequence GTGAAAAAGACGGTTTCTTTATTGTTGGTTGGCTATATTCTCTATGCTTTAGCAGTGACGTTTTACATATGGGTGGGAGCAGATACATCTCTTCCAGCTGACCTTGCAGGGACGAAAGCGGACCCGGCAACTTTTTTAAGTAACAAGGAACTGATGATTACAGAAGAGTATTCTAAAATACGAAATACCATATACTTTTTGACTCTTCCAGTGGAATGGATTTTTTATTTCCTTCTTCTTGTTTTAGGTGGGGCAAGGGCCATTCAAGGATGGGCGGAGAAAGTCTCAAAATATAAAACACTTCAGACAGGAATTTATCTTTTTTGGCTAACCTTATTTAGCACGGTTATTCATTATCCACTAAGTTATTTGCGCTATTCTCTTTCAAAAGATTATGGCATTACAGTTCAGCCTTTCTCCGGCTGGATGCGCGATCAGGTTGTTGGATTTTGGGAAGGAATCCTCATCATGTGGATAGTGGTCCTTCTTCTGTATGTGCTTATCCGTAAATTTCCCAAATGGTGGTGGGCAGTTGCTTGGGGTTGTTTCATTCCACTTGTATTTTTTATGATGTATATCCAGCCGGTTGTTATAGATCCTTTATATAATGATTTTATTGACCTACAAGATAAGCAGTTAGAAGCAAAAATCTTGGAATTGGCTGACGAAGCGGATATTCCTGCCGATAGGGTATATGAAGTAAATATGGCGAAAAAAACGAATAGCATCAATGCGTATGTTACGGGAGTTGGTGGTAACTCACGTATTGTGTTATGGGATACATTATTGACTCGACTTCAGGAAGAGGAGATTCTGTTTATCATGGCACATGAGATGGGTCACTATGATATGAATCATATCGTTATGGGTATCACAGGATACATTGTGTTTTCTTTCTTTGCTTTTTACTTGATTTATCTGACTGCAGGCAAGTTGATAGACAGGTTCGGCCAGAGGTGGAAAATCAATAGCTTGAACCAACTTTCCTCCTTACCACTATTGTTGTTGCTGGTGTCTTTGCTGCTATTTCTTGCAAGTCCGGTAACAAATGCTGTATCCCGATATCAAGAACACAAGGCTGACGTGTATGCCATCGAACTGACGGGTGAGACAGAACCAGCTATAGAAGCCTTTCAGGAGATTACAAGATCTAGTTTAAGTGAAGTGAACCCTCCAGCCTTAGTGAAATTTTTTCGATATACCCACCCTCCAATGGTGGACAGAATCGCCCATTTGGAGCGGTATGTTAAAGAAGAGTGA
- a CDS encoding AzlD domain-containing protein — protein sequence MNSTILIMIVGMAVVTYLPRLIPFVMFQGKELPPFVQAVLKNVPYATLGALIVPGIFLINEDIMYGVIGATVAFIVAYFGANVILVVISSIVALSVYSWLVG from the coding sequence ATGAATAGTACCATCCTCATTATGATTGTCGGCATGGCTGTAGTCACCTATCTTCCAAGACTAATACCGTTTGTCATGTTTCAAGGAAAGGAACTGCCGCCATTTGTACAGGCAGTATTGAAGAATGTTCCCTATGCAACCCTAGGGGCCCTGATTGTTCCTGGAATTTTTCTGATCAATGAAGATATCATGTATGGCGTTATTGGCGCAACAGTGGCATTTATTGTCGCTTATTTCGGTGCAAACGTCATTCTGGTTGTAATCAGCTCCATTGTAGCTTTGAGTGTGTATTCTTGGCTGGTTGGTTAA
- a CDS encoding AzlC family ABC transporter permease: MATTIAARKPSSFRNGLQAGVSIAIGYIPIAITFGLLAKSAGLTVSETVLMSLLVFAGAAQYMSLNMIVLGSGVFEIVMTTFILNIRHFLMSASLNEKVEEKSLWKKSLFSFGITDETFSVSATKEGTIQTGYMFGVILIAYSSWVVSSGVGHVIGSSLPSSLQESMAVALYAMFVGLLMPSLKKHRKVVLLAGAAAILNSVFSLVIGIAAGWSIVLATITSAVGIEILYSKWSKEENADE, from the coding sequence GTGGCTACTACCATCGCAGCTAGAAAACCTTCTTCTTTTCGAAATGGATTGCAAGCTGGAGTCAGCATCGCAATCGGATACATACCAATTGCCATTACATTCGGCCTTTTGGCAAAATCAGCGGGCTTGACGGTCTCTGAAACCGTGCTAATGAGCTTGCTCGTTTTTGCCGGAGCGGCTCAATATATGTCTCTTAACATGATTGTGCTTGGATCGGGAGTATTTGAAATTGTCATGACCACATTTATTTTAAACATCCGTCACTTTCTGATGAGCGCTTCCCTTAATGAGAAGGTGGAAGAGAAAAGCCTCTGGAAAAAATCGCTTTTCTCATTTGGTATTACAGATGAAACCTTTTCTGTCTCCGCTACAAAAGAGGGCACCATACAGACAGGGTATATGTTCGGAGTAATCTTAATCGCCTATTCCAGCTGGGTGGTAAGCTCAGGGGTCGGTCATGTCATCGGGAGCAGTTTACCTTCATCCCTTCAAGAAAGCATGGCAGTTGCCCTTTATGCCATGTTTGTTGGCTTATTGATGCCTTCTTTAAAAAAACACCGTAAAGTGGTGTTGCTTGCAGGCGCTGCGGCTATTCTTAACTCTGTATTTTCTTTGGTAATTGGTATAGCGGCTGGATGGTCCATCGTCCTTGCGACCATTACGAGTGCTGTTGGGATAGAAATTTTATACTCAAAATGGTCAAAGGAGGAGAATGCAGATGAATAG